A DNA window from Halomonas zincidurans B6 contains the following coding sequences:
- a CDS encoding argininosuccinate synthase has translation MSDVKKVVLAYSGGLDTSVIVKWLQETYDCEVVTFTADIGQGEEVEPARSKAQALGVKEIHIEDLREEFVRDYVYPMFRANTLYEGEYLLGTSIARPLIARRLIEIANATGADAISHGATGKGNDQVRFELGAYALKPGVKVIAPWREWDLTSREKLMNYCERHDIPVDFSKSKKTSPYSMDANLLHISYEGGILEDPWAEAEEDMWRWSVAPEAAPDTPTYIELSFEQGDIVAIDGERLAPHDVLSRLNKLGGDNGIGRLDIVENRYVGMKSRGCYETPGGTIMLRAHRAIESITLDREAAHLKDELMPKYAEVIYNGYWWSPERKMLQAAIDETQTYVNGVVRMKLYKGSATVVGRKSDESLFDESIATFEDDAGAYNQKDAEGFIKLNALRLRIAAGKGRQAD, from the coding sequence ATGTCCGATGTCAAAAAGGTAGTCCTCGCCTATTCCGGCGGTCTGGATACCTCGGTGATCGTCAAATGGTTGCAGGAAACCTATGACTGCGAGGTGGTGACCTTCACCGCCGACATCGGCCAGGGCGAGGAAGTCGAGCCGGCGCGCAGCAAGGCCCAGGCGCTGGGCGTCAAGGAGATCCACATCGAGGATCTGCGCGAGGAGTTCGTGCGCGATTACGTCTACCCGATGTTCCGCGCCAACACCCTCTACGAAGGCGAGTACCTGCTGGGCACCTCGATCGCCCGGCCGCTGATCGCCAGGCGGCTGATCGAGATCGCCAATGCCACCGGCGCCGACGCGATCTCCCACGGCGCCACCGGCAAGGGCAACGACCAGGTGCGCTTCGAGCTCGGCGCCTACGCGCTCAAGCCGGGTGTCAAGGTCATCGCGCCGTGGCGCGAGTGGGATCTGACCTCGCGCGAGAAGCTCATGAACTACTGCGAGCGGCATGATATCCCGGTCGACTTCTCCAAGAGCAAGAAGACCTCGCCGTATTCGATGGACGCCAACCTGCTGCACATCTCCTACGAGGGCGGCATTCTCGAAGACCCCTGGGCCGAGGCCGAAGAGGACATGTGGCGCTGGAGCGTCGCGCCCGAGGCCGCGCCGGACACGCCCACCTACATCGAACTGAGCTTCGAGCAGGGCGACATCGTCGCCATCGACGGCGAGCGTCTGGCGCCCCACGACGTGCTCTCCAGGCTCAACAAGCTGGGTGGCGACAACGGCATCGGCCGCCTCGACATCGTCGAGAACCGCTACGTGGGCATGAAGTCGCGCGGCTGCTACGAGACCCCGGGAGGCACCATCATGCTGCGCGCTCACCGCGCCATCGAGTCGATCACGCTCGATCGCGAAGCGGCCCACCTCAAGGACGAGCTGATGCCCAAGTACGCCGAAGTGATCTACAACGGCTACTGGTGGAGCCCGGAGCGCAAGATGCTGCAGGCGGCCATCGACGAGACCCAGACCTACGTCAACGGCGTGGTGCGCATGAAGCTCTACAAGGGCAGCGCGACCGTGGTCGGGCGCAAGTCCGACGAGTCGCTGTTCGATGAATCGATCGCGACGTTCGAGGACGATGCGGGCGCCTACAATCAGAAGGATGCCGAAGGCTTCATCAAGCTCAATGCGCTGCGCCTGCGGATCGCCGCCGGCAAGGGCCGCCAGGCCGATTGA
- the rnt gene encoding ribonuclease T: MTEANAPGLMAQRFRSFMPVVVDLETGGFNAQGDAILEIAAVTLSMDALGNLMPEDTYAFHVEPFPGANIDQAALDFTGIDLDNPLRKNVALTEAQALGEIFRPVRKAIKANNCTRAILVGHNAAFDHGFLNAAIARCGIKRNPFHPFSSFDTASLSGLVYGQTVLARACRAAGIEFDNAAAHSARYDTQRTAELFCAIVNRFKDLGGWNLALREQGMEEG, translated from the coding sequence ATGACCGAAGCGAACGCCCCAGGGCTGATGGCACAGCGTTTCCGCAGCTTTATGCCGGTGGTGGTCGACCTGGAAACCGGAGGCTTCAACGCCCAGGGCGATGCCATTCTGGAAATCGCCGCCGTCACCCTGAGCATGGACGCACTGGGTAACCTGATGCCCGAGGACACCTACGCCTTTCATGTCGAGCCTTTCCCGGGCGCCAATATCGACCAGGCGGCACTGGATTTCACCGGCATCGATCTCGACAATCCGCTACGCAAGAACGTCGCCTTGACCGAGGCCCAGGCGCTGGGCGAGATCTTCCGCCCGGTACGCAAGGCGATCAAGGCCAACAACTGCACCCGGGCGATACTGGTCGGCCACAACGCCGCCTTCGATCATGGCTTCCTCAATGCCGCGATCGCCCGCTGCGGGATCAAGCGCAACCCCTTCCACCCCTTCTCGAGCTTTGATACCGCGTCGCTCTCGGGGCTCGTCTACGGCCAGACCGTGCTCGCCCGCGCCTGCCGCGCAGCGGGGATCGAGTTCGACAATGCCGCGGCCCACTCGGCACGCTACGACACCCAACGCACCGCCGAGCTGTTCTGCGCCATCGTCAACCGCTTCAAGGATCTCGGCGGCTGGAACCTGGCGCTGCGCGAACAGGGGATGGAAGAAGGCTGA
- a CDS encoding HPF/RaiA family ribosome-associated protein: MQVPLEITYNHISRSGWIDEYVKTRVEKLEHFSDNIVSCRFTIEQTQNPHRSGNPYRAHVSVSLPFKRELVAEKTDTVTDMHVQLRPIIKHAFEAMEKQLKKESGKREAKKVKHSEGDEVAPPVATVVRMFEEEGYGFLKNLSGEEIYFHRNSVLHDDFDRLTVGAQVRFEPQEGDKGPQASTVQVIDKPGVAGSQDAQNDVSQPAGWERH, from the coding sequence ATGCAAGTACCATTGGAAATTACTTATAACCACATTTCCCGCTCCGGCTGGATCGACGAATACGTCAAGACCCGCGTCGAGAAGCTCGAGCACTTCAGCGACAACATCGTCTCCTGCCGCTTCACCATCGAGCAGACCCAGAATCCGCACCGTAGCGGCAACCCCTATCGTGCCCATGTGTCGGTTTCGTTGCCCTTCAAACGTGAACTGGTCGCCGAAAAGACCGATACGGTCACCGACATGCACGTTCAGCTGCGCCCGATCATCAAGCATGCCTTCGAGGCGATGGAAAAGCAGCTGAAAAAGGAGAGCGGCAAGCGCGAGGCCAAGAAGGTCAAGCACTCCGAGGGCGACGAGGTGGCGCCGCCGGTGGCTACCGTGGTCCGCATGTTCGAGGAGGAGGGTTATGGTTTCCTCAAGAATCTCAGCGGTGAGGAAATCTATTTTCACCGCAACTCCGTGTTGCACGATGACTTCGACCGGCTGACCGTGGGCGCCCAGGTGCGTTTCGAGCCCCAAGAGGGTGACAAGGGGCCCCAGGCCAGTACCGTTCAGGTCATCGACAAGCCCGGCGTGGCCGGTTCCCAGGATGCCCAGAACGATGTCAGCCAGCCGGCCGGCTGGGAGCGTCACTGA
- a CDS encoding Grx4 family monothiol glutaredoxin: MTTTLDNIQQQIAENPILIYMKGTPQLPQCGFSAQTVQALMACGERFAFVNVLDNPDIRAELPKYANWPTFPQLWVHGELVGGCDIVVEMYQNGELETLIKDAAVKAGAEQGDKA, encoded by the coding sequence ATGACTACCACGCTAGACAACATCCAGCAGCAGATCGCCGAAAACCCGATCCTGATCTACATGAAGGGCACGCCGCAGTTGCCGCAGTGCGGCTTTTCGGCGCAGACCGTACAGGCGCTGATGGCCTGCGGCGAACGCTTCGCCTTCGTCAACGTGCTCGACAATCCCGATATCCGCGCCGAGCTGCCCAAGTACGCCAACTGGCCGACGTTCCCGCAATTGTGGGTCCATGGCGAATTGGTCGGCGGCTGCGACATCGTCGTCGAGATGTACCAGAACGGCGAGCTCGAGACGCTGATCAAGGACGCTGCCGTCAAGGCCGGCGCCGAGCAGGGCGACAAGGCCTGA
- the argF gene encoding ornithine carbamoyltransferase: MATRHFLTLLDLTPDELGYLIRRAVTIKNGLKTHGPTYTPLPNRTLAMIFEKSSTRTRVSFETAMAQFGGHALFLSPRDTQLGRGEPIADTARVLAEMVDAVMIRTFAHADLEAFAAASDVPVINALTDAYHPCQLLADVMTWSECRGAVLGKTAVWIGDGNNMCHSWINAARQFDFQLRVCCPEGYEPDATILAAAGERVSIMRDPQQAVVGANLVTTDVWASMGQEEEQAKRAQAFRGFQVDEAMLDKAAADVLFLHCLPAHRGEEISATLLDDPRAVVWQEAGNRLHAQKALLEFLMLGRVD, encoded by the coding sequence ATGGCGACACGCCACTTTCTGACCCTGCTGGACCTTACCCCCGACGAGCTCGGTTACCTGATTCGTCGCGCGGTCACCATCAAGAATGGCCTCAAGACCCACGGGCCGACCTATACGCCACTGCCCAACCGTACGCTGGCGATGATCTTCGAGAAATCCTCGACCCGCACCCGGGTCTCGTTCGAGACGGCGATGGCCCAGTTCGGCGGCCATGCGCTGTTTCTCTCGCCCCGCGACACCCAGCTGGGCCGCGGCGAGCCGATCGCCGATACCGCACGCGTGCTAGCGGAGATGGTCGACGCGGTAATGATCCGCACCTTCGCCCACGCCGACCTGGAAGCCTTCGCTGCGGCCAGCGACGTGCCGGTCATCAATGCCCTGACCGACGCCTATCACCCCTGCCAGCTGCTCGCCGACGTCATGACCTGGAGCGAATGCCGCGGCGCGGTGCTCGGCAAGACCGCGGTGTGGATCGGCGACGGCAACAACATGTGCCACTCGTGGATCAATGCGGCCCGCCAGTTCGATTTTCAACTGCGCGTGTGTTGCCCGGAAGGCTATGAGCCCGACGCGACGATCCTCGCCGCCGCCGGCGAGCGCGTCTCGATCATGCGCGACCCGCAGCAGGCGGTCGTCGGCGCCAATCTGGTGACCACCGACGTCTGGGCGTCGATGGGCCAGGAAGAGGAACAGGCCAAGCGCGCCCAGGCCTTCCGGGGCTTTCAGGTCGACGAGGCGATGCTCGACAAGGCCGCCGCCGATGTGTTGTTTCTGCACTGCCTGCCGGCCCACCGCGGCGAGGAGATCAGCGCCACCCTGCTCGACGACCCGCGCGCGGTGGTCTGGCAGGAGGCCGGCAACCGCCTGCACGCCCAGAAGGCGCTGCTCGAATTCCTGATGCTCGGCCGGGTCGACTGA
- a CDS encoding glycosyltransferase encodes MIGVVVPAHNEEAYLEGCLEALLQAIDHPRLRGETVNVAVVLDTCHDGSAAIARRHPVTVLEVAGPNVGMARHAGAQWLLARGARWLAFTDADSRVSADWLASQCSVGSDVVCGGIRLAEWERLPVALRQNYLGYDHGEQRIYGANLGVCALAYQAVGGFKPLRCHEDVQLVRALEAGGYRVAWDRTARVTTSAREDARAPDGFGALIKALK; translated from the coding sequence ATGATCGGCGTCGTGGTACCGGCACACAACGAGGAGGCGTATCTCGAGGGCTGTCTGGAGGCGCTGCTTCAAGCAATCGACCATCCGCGGCTGAGGGGCGAAACGGTCAACGTGGCGGTGGTGCTGGATACGTGCCACGACGGCTCGGCAGCGATCGCCCGACGCCACCCGGTGACCGTGCTCGAGGTCGCCGGTCCCAATGTCGGTATGGCGCGCCACGCCGGCGCTCAATGGTTGCTGGCGCGCGGTGCGCGCTGGTTGGCGTTTACCGATGCCGATAGCCGGGTCAGCGCCGACTGGTTGGCCTCGCAATGCAGCGTGGGTAGCGATGTGGTTTGCGGGGGCATCCGGCTGGCCGAGTGGGAGCGCTTGCCGGTGGCCTTGCGGCAGAACTATCTGGGTTACGATCACGGCGAGCAGCGAATCTACGGCGCCAATCTCGGCGTCTGCGCGCTGGCCTATCAGGCGGTCGGCGGCTTCAAGCCGCTGCGCTGCCACGAGGACGTGCAACTGGTGCGTGCCCTGGAAGCCGGCGGTTACCGGGTCGCCTGGGATCGCACGGCGCGGGTCACCACCAGCGCGCGGGAGGATGCCCGCGCGCCGGACGGCTTCGGCGCGCTGATCAAGGCGCTGAAGTGA
- a CDS encoding SAM-dependent methyltransferase has product MSFGPDDFSALYARDADPWNYETSWYEARKRALTLTALTRERYARAFEPGCSIGVLTAELAARCDELLAWDTSEAALDAARGRVAAAGRDAGAVTFASGWVPAAWPGGRFELIVFSEIGYFLSRAELLEVRALIAASLAPGGELLACHWRHPIQGGELDGDGVHRLLEATPGLQPVVYHREADLAIDLWSRASDSLAQREGCYDG; this is encoded by the coding sequence ATGAGTTTCGGGCCGGACGACTTCTCGGCGCTGTATGCGCGCGACGCCGACCCGTGGAACTACGAGACCTCCTGGTACGAAGCCCGCAAGCGTGCGCTGACGCTGACTGCCCTGACCCGGGAGCGTTACGCCCGGGCGTTCGAACCCGGTTGCTCGATCGGCGTGCTGACCGCTGAGCTGGCTGCGCGCTGCGATGAATTGCTGGCCTGGGATACCAGCGAAGCGGCGCTCGATGCCGCGCGTGGCAGGGTGGCTGCGGCGGGTCGGGATGCCGGTGCCGTGACGTTCGCCTCTGGCTGGGTGCCGGCCGCCTGGCCGGGCGGTCGCTTCGAGTTGATCGTGTTCAGCGAAATCGGCTATTTCCTGTCGCGTGCCGAGCTGCTCGAAGTGCGCGCGCTTATCGCCGCCTCGCTGGCGCCCGGCGGCGAGCTGCTGGCCTGCCATTGGCGCCACCCGATCCAGGGCGGCGAGCTGGATGGCGACGGCGTCCACCGGCTGCTGGAGGCGACACCGGGTTTGCAGCCGGTCGTATATCATCGCGAAGCCGATCTGGCGATCGATCTATGGTCGCGGGCAAGCGATTCGTTGGCCCAACGGGAGGGCTGTTATGACGGATAA
- a CDS encoding PIG-L deacetylase family protein: protein MQHADDRRIEGAGTPEADWIGLEALPAVAPDELIAQGQRAVIVAPHPDDEILACGGLMLRLLEARRAVLLVAVTDGAGSHPGSRLWPPERLARERPRESREALQRLGAGAVSVQRLGLSDTRVAAQARRLQAWLEDFLRSDDVIVTTWRGDGHPDHEACGRVCAQAAQSIGCGLLETPVWAWHWSWPGDPRVPWQRARRTVLTPDQLAAKCAAIEAHSSQLGEDASTGRGPVLPATALARLLRPFEVVLQ from the coding sequence ATGCAGCACGCCGACGATCGACGCATCGAAGGGGCGGGGACCCCGGAAGCCGACTGGATCGGCCTCGAGGCGCTGCCCGCCGTCGCGCCTGACGAGCTGATCGCCCAGGGGCAGCGGGCGGTCATCGTGGCGCCCCATCCCGACGACGAGATCCTGGCCTGCGGCGGGCTCATGCTGCGCTTGCTGGAAGCACGCCGCGCGGTGCTGCTGGTCGCCGTCACCGATGGCGCCGGCAGTCACCCCGGGTCGCGTCTCTGGCCGCCCGAGCGGCTGGCCCGCGAGCGCCCTCGCGAGAGTCGCGAAGCCTTGCAACGGTTGGGCGCGGGCGCCGTCAGCGTCCAGCGTCTGGGGCTGAGCGATACCCGGGTCGCCGCGCAGGCGCGCCGGCTTCAGGCGTGGCTCGAGGATTTCCTGCGTTCCGATGACGTGATCGTGACCACCTGGCGCGGCGACGGCCATCCGGATCACGAAGCCTGCGGGCGTGTCTGCGCGCAAGCGGCCCAGTCGATTGGCTGCGGCCTGCTCGAGACGCCGGTATGGGCCTGGCATTGGTCGTGGCCCGGCGATCCGCGCGTGCCCTGGCAGCGCGCGCGACGCACCGTGCTGACCCCCGACCAGCTGGCCGCCAAGTGCGCGGCGATCGAGGCCCACTCAAGCCAGCTCGGCGAGGACGCCTCGACCGGGCGGGGGCCGGTGTTGCCCGCGACGGCGCTGGCTCGGCTGCTGCGCCCGTTCGAGGTCGTCCTGCAATGA
- a CDS encoding acyl-CoA dehydrogenase family protein → MSNTAKSSRDLRDCLIRRLRQEFPAPAVTMDSLALQLQRLIDAGGDRLPPPGGGNTLERWRMLADVASHDLGLVKLFEGHTDARAIIGEWNAQACLPAGGRIGTWAAEPPFAKVSIGTDSSASNDQAPVRLDGRKAWCSGAPILSHALITAWQGEYQRLVLVELDQPGVTVSDEGWDAVGMAATASVDVLFDGARGTLIGPPEGYLQRYGFWHGGAGIAACWFGGARRLAESLRAKASRKDDPHLNAHLGAADVALASAAALLRESADWIDANPRRDAWLVAERTRAKVEQVVEQVIHHCGRGLGAGPYCRDPAFARMVADLPVYVRQSHAEHDLEGIGRQIASSETSRWEL, encoded by the coding sequence ATGAGCAATACAGCGAAGTCGAGCCGTGATCTCCGCGACTGCCTGATTCGTCGCTTGCGACAGGAATTCCCGGCACCGGCCGTGACAATGGATTCGCTGGCCCTCCAGTTGCAGCGTTTGATCGACGCCGGAGGCGACCGCCTGCCGCCACCCGGCGGCGGCAATACGCTGGAGCGTTGGCGGATGCTCGCCGACGTCGCGAGTCACGACCTGGGGCTGGTCAAGCTCTTCGAAGGGCATACCGACGCGCGGGCGATCATCGGCGAATGGAATGCGCAAGCTTGCCTGCCCGCGGGTGGGCGAATCGGCACGTGGGCTGCCGAGCCGCCGTTCGCGAAGGTGTCGATCGGCACGGACTCGTCAGCATCAAACGATCAAGCGCCGGTGCGTCTCGACGGTCGCAAGGCGTGGTGCTCGGGCGCGCCGATTCTCTCTCATGCCTTGATCACCGCCTGGCAGGGCGAGTATCAGCGGTTGGTGCTGGTCGAACTCGATCAACCGGGCGTGACGGTCAGTGACGAGGGTTGGGACGCGGTCGGCATGGCCGCCACCGCCAGCGTCGACGTGCTGTTCGACGGCGCCCGAGGCACGCTGATCGGCCCGCCCGAGGGTTATCTTCAGCGCTATGGCTTCTGGCACGGCGGCGCGGGCATCGCCGCGTGCTGGTTCGGCGGTGCCCGCCGGCTCGCCGAGAGCCTGCGGGCCAAGGCGTCGCGCAAGGACGATCCCCATCTCAATGCCCATCTGGGCGCCGCCGATGTGGCGCTGGCCAGCGCCGCCGCGCTGCTGCGCGAAAGCGCGGATTGGATCGACGCCAACCCGCGCCGCGACGCCTGGCTGGTGGCCGAGCGCACGCGGGCCAAGGTCGAGCAGGTCGTCGAGCAGGTCATCCACCACTGCGGACGCGGTCTGGGCGCCGGCCCGTACTGTCGTGACCCGGCGTTCGCGCGGATGGTCGCCGATCTGCCGGTCTATGTGCGCCAGAGTCACGCCGAGCATGATCTGGAAGGTATCGGCCGGCAGATCGCCTCCAGCGAAACCTCGCGCTGGGAGCTTTAA
- the uvrY gene encoding UvrY/SirA/GacA family response regulator transcription factor, with protein sequence MIRVLVADDHHMVRTSIARMLDAEEGLRVVGEAADGEAAISQCRKVRPDIVLMDIRMPGIGGLEATRKITRGMSDIKVLVLTAYLEDTFAQRLLDAGASGFISKGSELDEMVHAIRQVHAGQRFISSEIAQRLVLSKLESQDNPFNQLSSRELQVAMMIVNCHKVSEISDSLFLSPKTVNTYRYRIFEKLGVQSDVELTHLGLRFGLVDGYENPA encoded by the coding sequence TTGATCCGGGTTCTAGTCGCAGACGACCATCACATGGTTCGCACCAGCATCGCACGCATGCTGGATGCCGAAGAGGGACTTCGTGTCGTCGGTGAAGCCGCCGATGGCGAAGCCGCCATCAGCCAGTGTCGCAAGGTGCGGCCGGATATCGTGCTCATGGACATTCGCATGCCGGGTATCGGCGGCCTCGAGGCGACCCGCAAGATTACCCGCGGCATGTCCGACATAAAGGTCTTGGTGCTGACCGCCTATCTCGAGGATACCTTCGCCCAGCGCCTGCTCGACGCGGGAGCCAGCGGTTTCATCAGCAAGGGTAGCGAGCTCGACGAGATGGTACATGCGATTCGTCAGGTGCATGCCGGGCAGCGCTTCATCAGCTCCGAGATCGCCCAGCGTCTGGTGCTGTCCAAGCTCGAGAGCCAGGACAACCCCTTCAACCAGCTATCCAGTCGGGAATTGCAGGTGGCGATGATGATCGTCAATTGCCACAAGGTCAGCGAGATCTCGGACAGCCTGTTCTTGAGCCCCAAGACCGTGAATACCTACCGCTATCGCATCTTCGAGAAACTGGGGGTGCAGTCCGACGTCGAACTGACCCACCTGGGACTGCGCTTCGGCCTGGTCGATGGCTACGAGAACCCGGCCTGA
- the uvrC gene encoding excinuclease ABC subunit UvrC, with protein MSFDAKHFLKTVSEAPGVYRMLDADQNVLYVGKAKRLKARLASYFRGALNAKTQALVSRIADVQVTITRSETEALLLEQTLIKELRPPYNILLRDDKSYPYVFASERHPYPALEFKRVRHKRNDGRYLGPFPSSVAVRESLALMQKIFRIRNCEDSVFAHRARPCLQYQINRCSAPCVDYIDQADYRRDLDHAILCLEGKSEQVTEQLTAAMETASQALDFEEAARLRDQIQQLRRLQERQIVDTGSGEADAFALAERPGGLCISVLTVRQGRVLGARNYAPDNGLDLASGELLGEFISQYYLGQGREVPSEVLGSHALPDSELLQSALSEHAARRVRVAHQVRGHRAQWLQLARTNAEQHLASEMANRSQLSRRFEALRAALAMDAPPQRIECFDISHSHGEATVASCVVFGPDGPMKSDYRRFNIEGVAAGDDYAAMRQALERRFKRLQKGEGKCPDVLLVDGGKGQLNMAREVFAELDIVGVQLVGVAKGTTRKPGLETLFLETVDNTLNLDSGSPALHLIQHVRDEAHRFAITGHRQRRDKARRTSTLQDIPGVGPKRRRELLRFFGGLQGVRHATREELARVPGISVNMATAIHQALHG; from the coding sequence ATGAGCTTCGACGCCAAACATTTTCTCAAGACCGTGAGCGAAGCGCCGGGCGTCTATCGGATGCTCGACGCGGATCAGAACGTGCTTTACGTCGGCAAGGCCAAGCGGCTCAAGGCCCGCCTGGCCAGCTATTTTCGTGGCGCACTCAATGCCAAGACCCAGGCACTGGTGTCACGTATCGCCGACGTGCAGGTGACGATCACCCGTAGCGAGACCGAGGCGCTGCTGCTCGAGCAGACCCTGATCAAGGAGCTGCGGCCGCCCTATAACATCCTGCTGCGCGACGACAAGTCGTATCCTTACGTGTTTGCCAGCGAGCGCCATCCCTACCCGGCGCTGGAATTCAAGCGCGTGCGCCACAAGCGCAACGATGGCCGCTATCTCGGTCCGTTCCCCAGTTCCGTCGCGGTGCGCGAAAGCCTGGCCCTGATGCAGAAGATCTTTCGCATCCGCAATTGCGAGGACAGCGTGTTCGCGCATCGCGCCCGGCCCTGCCTGCAGTATCAGATCAATCGCTGCAGCGCCCCCTGCGTCGACTACATAGACCAGGCGGATTACCGCCGCGATCTGGACCACGCAATCCTGTGCCTCGAAGGCAAGAGCGAGCAGGTCACCGAACAACTGACGGCGGCCATGGAAACAGCCAGCCAGGCGCTCGATTTCGAGGAAGCCGCGCGCCTGCGCGATCAGATCCAGCAACTGCGTCGCCTGCAGGAGCGTCAGATCGTCGACACCGGCAGCGGCGAGGCGGATGCCTTCGCGCTGGCCGAGCGGCCCGGCGGGCTATGCATCAGTGTCCTGACGGTACGCCAGGGGCGGGTGCTCGGCGCACGCAACTATGCCCCGGACAACGGCCTCGATTTGGCTAGCGGCGAGCTGCTCGGCGAATTCATCAGCCAGTATTACCTGGGCCAGGGCCGCGAAGTGCCCAGCGAGGTGCTCGGCAGCCATGCGCTACCCGACAGCGAATTGCTGCAATCGGCGCTCAGCGAGCACGCCGCGCGCCGGGTGCGCGTCGCCCATCAGGTGCGTGGTCACCGGGCCCAGTGGCTGCAGCTGGCACGCACCAACGCCGAGCAGCATCTGGCCAGCGAAATGGCCAATCGTAGCCAGCTTTCCAGGCGCTTCGAGGCCTTGCGCGCAGCGTTGGCCATGGATGCGCCCCCTCAGCGTATCGAGTGCTTCGATATCAGCCACAGTCACGGCGAGGCAACGGTTGCCTCGTGCGTGGTCTTCGGGCCCGACGGCCCCATGAAATCGGACTATCGACGCTTCAATATCGAAGGCGTGGCTGCAGGCGACGACTATGCCGCCATGCGGCAGGCATTGGAGCGGCGCTTCAAGCGCCTTCAGAAAGGCGAAGGCAAGTGCCCCGATGTCTTGCTGGTGGATGGCGGCAAGGGCCAACTGAACATGGCGCGTGAGGTCTTCGCCGAGCTCGATATAGTGGGCGTGCAGCTTGTCGGCGTTGCCAAGGGCACCACGCGCAAGCCGGGCCTGGAAACGCTGTTCCTGGAAACGGTCGACAATACCCTGAACCTGGATAGCGGCTCGCCGGCGCTGCACCTGATCCAGCATGTTCGCGACGAAGCGCATCGCTTCGCCATTACCGGTCATCGCCAGCGCCGGGACAAGGCGCGCCGCACTTCGACCCTGCAGGATATCCCCGGGGTCGGGCCCAAGCGTCGGCGCGAGTTGCTGCGCTTTTTCGGCGGCTTGCAGGGGGTGCGCCACGCCACCCGCGAAGAACTCGCGCGCGTACCGGGCATCAGCGTCAACATGGCGACGGCCATCCATCAGGCCCTGCATGGATGA
- the pgsA gene encoding CDP-diacylglycerol--glycerol-3-phosphate 3-phosphatidyltransferase produces the protein MNIPNLLTLARLVFIPLLVILFYLPFAWSLPLTAALFGLAAITDWLDGYLARRWDQSTPFGAFLDPVADKVMVAVALALLVERFDSALLTLPALVIIGREIVISALREWMAEMGKRASVAVSWIGKIKTTLQMVALLLLLGTPPGTWVANLGMMTLYLAAILTLWSMLRYLRAAWPELTRSL, from the coding sequence ATGAATATACCCAACCTACTGACTTTGGCGCGCCTCGTCTTCATTCCGCTGCTGGTGATCCTGTTCTACCTGCCCTTCGCCTGGAGTCTGCCACTCACCGCCGCGCTGTTCGGACTGGCCGCGATCACCGACTGGCTGGATGGCTATCTGGCCCGGCGCTGGGATCAGAGCACCCCGTTCGGCGCCTTCCTGGATCCGGTTGCCGACAAGGTCATGGTCGCCGTCGCTCTGGCGCTGCTGGTCGAGCGCTTCGATTCCGCACTGCTGACCTTGCCGGCACTGGTGATCATTGGCCGCGAGATCGTTATTTCGGCGCTGCGCGAATGGATGGCCGAGATGGGCAAACGCGCCAGTGTCGCGGTGTCATGGATCGGCAAGATCAAGACGACACTACAGATGGTTGCCCTGCTGTTGCTGCTCGGCACACCACCGGGCACCTGGGTCGCCAACCTCGGCATGATGACGCTCTACCTCGCCGCAATCTTGACGCTATGGTCGATGCTGCGGTATCTGCGTGCCGCCTGGCCGGAACTCACGCGCTCACTATAA